Below is a window of Quercus robur chromosome 6, dhQueRobu3.1, whole genome shotgun sequence DNA.
TTTCCTCTGCCAGCTTCTGTACCATAGCTCTTTTGTCCTACATCatactggttttttttttttttttttttttttttttttttttttttaaatttttaaaattttttttataagtaaatgcttcattgaaaataaaaataaaatgaaaaagaaccCCCCAAGCACACAGGCAGTGTACTAAGGACACAACGAAGAGTCAatcaaaattacataaatttaggAATTCCTCTAAGGAAGAAAAGGAATGGCCACTGAGGGCAGCCACCCAATCAAACATGGTACATAAAAGATGCAATTTTAGCTCCACAGATGAGCACTCAATCCCATTAAAATTATGGAGATTCTGCTACCTCCAAATGGTCCACATAACACAATGAGGCATGGCCCCCATCCATACATCAACAGCATAATATCTTCCAAAGCCCCATTTTCCAATATTTCAACAACACCGCTCTCCTCAGCAAGACCCATTGCAcgccaaaaatacaaaaccaccATACAGCATTTAGTCATACGCATAGTCATAATGAAGTAACAAATAGTAGGTGGTCTTCTCACTGTGTTTGCAAATACAACACCAATCAACAATGCACATATTCCACTTTCGAAGATTCTCCATAGTGAGGATATTTCTCCAAGCTGCTGTCCATAAGGCTACCTTAGAAGAAATTCTAACCTTCCAAATGGTTTTCCATGGAAAGTAAGGTGTCATCATCTCCCACCTTGAAGCTACATCATACTGTCCTATATATACTAATTGTAAGAGTTAGTTCTAGTTGTTGTTTATTTTAGCATATTAATAAGGGCATTTTTGTAATCATGTTATAAACcctaatataaatatatgctaAGGTGTCATATTAATAAGGGCATTTTATCTTGATAAGTTAATGCCCTCAacctttactttcttttctctttgtctctctattCTTCTCTTCCTCATTATTCTCATTTAACCTTAAATCGTCAAATTTTACAACTTAACTCTAATCTAATGTTacctaacaattttttttttttttttttactagagaGGTAGTAAGAAATCCAGTAATTCAAAGTACTTGACAGGCCACATCACCACCTTAATTTAATTTATCAAGGTTTTGTCCTCAATAGAATTCTGACTTGGAATATTACCAGATTTGATTTGGAAGCCTTGAGTTAtatttattatagatttttGACATATAGTGAATGATGATCAATTATTACATGGGAAAGACATGGGAAAGCAAATAAGCACTGTACAGTTGTACACATGCTACTTGAACAAATGATTTTATGGTCTCTTTACAAGTGGATGACTGTTTTAGGCTGCATCCCTTCTTTCGTAGATTTTCTAGACCTTTTGAATTTGAGATTGTAAATGTTTAGGAGTAGGCCAATGCACATTTCCTGTACTTGACACAGTTCCTCTTTTGAATAAAACTACTTAGTAATCTGTGCAATGCACAAGAATGATTGgcaagatattattattatttttctcttttagtttttgtctaaatatgaaatttgatagttatggtaattattaatagacatttattatgattgtgtttgtaaATGGAACTATTATTctatcatttaaagaaaatatgacaTGGCAAGATTCTAATGGAGGGTTTAAATATAGAATGgaatttaaaatcaataaaaaaaaaaagtattagaacAATGTCGTCTAAAATTGTGAGGTCACAAAAGCTTATTTGGCAAAATATTATGAGGTCAATCAAAAGTCAAACatcttcggttatatatataatagattattttacttaaaaaagaaaaaaagaaagaaatggcaACATACAGATGCCTCTCTCTGATTATGTTGAAGGAAAAGGAGAATTAAGGAATAATGACATCACTTATACTTGGCagccaacaaattttttttttttggattaaaaaaaaaagcccatatATGCCTGCTGATACTAGCAATATCAGTTAAGGCTTTTCAATTCACAGAATATCATTGGTGTTTTAAGGCATGGCAGCCACTTTCCTTTAGTGGTGTCATGAGCCTTATACGTAGGAACATTTATATGGTTTTTAATGCTTTGAGATATATCAGGAGTTCGATTTGGATCCACTTCTGCATTTCCTATAGTTATGGTATACTGttattactaaaattaaataagcACTTCCTCTTATAGTAGATGGCTGCTTGTTTTGGTTCTGAAATATGATATCTAATTGGTTTTTTAGATCTTATCATGATGAAGAACATTACAATAGTGTGCGGTTAAAGGAAGACCCTTGTGATGGGCCAGCTAGGCCAATCATTATCAAGGTTTATGCTCGATTTCCCCCCCCTTTGTTTTAAATACAGCTTATCACTACAACCGCAATCTATACATGAGTTTGAACATATACTGGTGCAATATCCTGATAATTTATAGTTTGTGAAAGGCGGATGCTGATCTTTCAGCAACAGCCCATCAACCAAAAGCTGGAGCAAGGAAGTCTAAAGAAGGAACTGGTGTGGATAATATTCATGCTGGATCCATAAAAATGGTAATGGCTGGAAGTGGATGTGAAAATGCTGAAAAAGTCAAACAGGTGATAATTGGCTGCCTTttttcctccccccccccccccccccaccttttTTCTTTGTACAACTGCAGTTTCTGTCAATTcttatatcttctttttttaatcttaaacttCAAATTACTGGTATCCTTACACTGCATGgaggttttgaggtgttatcttatgtttgttGTTCTCATCCCAGGTTTTAGGACAAGTATATGGTGATGTTGATGCCGCAATAGAGTTTCTGATAGCAGAACAAGGAGCAGAAGAGTACCCGGTACAAACTGATTCACTTCCTGATCAAGTAGATACTTCTTATGGTAATGTCCGGTCAGTACTTTTTGCCCTTCCTGGATAATTTTAGGAGGGGTTACTGATAAAAAAATtctgtttatttttgttaattcttttAATCATATTTTATGTTCTATATAAACAGTTTGTACTGTGTTTGCTTACCACTCTTAGTCTATGCTGTAGGTGAGAAAATTGGATGTTTTTATGATAAGTTTGTTGATAGGTTGCATGCTTATATAAGGGTTCATGTGATATGAtcatattgttaaaaaaatttacttttatttattgatcTGTCAAGGCTTGGTGCAATGGCAAGTGccttccaccaaaagttacAGGTCGCGAATTTGAGTCCGGGAATCAGTCTCTCCAATAAATTGGGAGGTAGGGCTACCTACCATAACCTCTCGTAGAGCCCGCAAAAGTGGGAGCTTTGTGCATTGGGTACTACCTTTTTTTTGGTCGGTCTTTCATTTTGTGGTATCTAATTGTTTCTTGTAATTGGTATTAGTGGTGTTTCATTGATGAATTAGTAAGTCTTATTGGTTGGGGTTTTGTTAAATTTTCCTGTTTCTTTGGAATATTAGTTGATGTACTAAGATATTTAGTTTGGGATAAAAGGTGGATTGAACTGGAGAATGGAAAAATCTGTCTGTTTTGCTTGAAAGAGAATACATAAAAACTGGAACATGTTTAGCAGTTCTTGTTAAGGTATAAGTTGAGGATACTCTGTTTACCAATTATTGTTTAggtaataaacaataattactTTTACTTCATTGTTGGTTGAACCTTTTAAATATGTTTCTTTTCTTGTACTTTTTACTATCCTGATTTTAATATATCCAGGGTTGATGAAAATGGAAATTGTGAGCAACATGAGGAAGAACCATTAGAGAGGACCTGCAAACAAGATGCATCCAGTAGTAGTGTTAAAAGAAGTCATGATAATAGAAGTTCCCAACCAGATGACaaggttcttttctttttctttttttctcccaaTATAATGCAAATTAGACGTCATTATTTGCTTCCATTAACGTGGAGGCTGTGATGCCGGTTTGTTCATCTCCTCCCACATTCCCCCCCAAAAAATATCCAGGTCTCAAAAAATAAGGTCTGCCCATGCGGTTCAAAGAAGAAATACAAAGCTTGCTGTGGAGCAGCCACTGGGAGATCTGTTGCTAAGTTTGTAGTGTATGTTTTCTTGAACTCCTATTTTGTAGACTtaagcctttttatttttttggcgttgtgaaaaaattataaaagatgGGTGATGGCACCACCCCACGGCCCAGGAACTTGGGAAGGGTATATCCAGCTGACTGCATATAGAAAAGTACCATTTCACCGCCTGTGTAGCAGGATTCAAACCCACTTATTGAGGATAACGAGTGCATTTACCACTTATTCACTTGCTGGGAAGGTGCTGTTTAACCTAAAGCCAGTATTCAACTTGAGCACATGCGCTCACACACACACTTACATATGCAGGCCTGTCCTTGACCTCCCGCAAGTGTGTATGTGTGAGCATAATTGAATACTGGCTTGCTAGCAAGGGATTTATTGATTACCATTGGTGAAAGGGGCAGATCTTATCTAGCATATgaagagaaatttgaagaggTTCTTTCACTGGTTCTCTCAACCATGATGTTACATAGAGCTTGGATAACGATGTTTGATCTCAAGTGTTGTTCATatgctttgttttgttattgGTTATTAGTTGTTACCAAGGTCTAATTGCTGGTTGGTTTATACTATAGATTTACAATGACCCCACCCCCTCCCTGTTCTGGCAGCTGGATGTGGGGGCCCTTTAAAATCATGTTATTTTCTAATATGGTGGTGGTGTTGTATCAGTAATCAATCAGTTGACTCTAGAAAAGGTAGAAAGGAACGCAAGCAAGGCAAGAAGAGTGGACCTGCTAAAGCCACATCAACCTGTGGAGTTGATGGAGGGCTACCTGACATGGGTGCACTTTGTATTTGATCTTGATCTGAATGTATGAGTAATACTGGCTATTGTAGTGCCCtacaattttccatttttttttcgtGAATTTGACGGAtttattgctttgtttttctttttcagcaGAAGACAATTCTGCCATCTCTGAAAGAGTGGAATTACTGTTGTCACAGGTCAGTACTATTAAAGCTAATGTTTGTCATTGGTATTCTAAGCATCACTTCTGTAATTTGTCTATCTCTTTCATGTTTAGGGAAGAATAAGGATCTATTTTTCCTAAGTCATGTTTAGGGATGACTAATTAGGTGCAAATTAGAGGAATTGACACATTGTAAAAGGATACTGGTAATATTTGAGTTCTAATTAATTTTGGTTTGCTGCCCTGTAGGTCCCTATGCAGTTCATATAAGATGGCAGCACCCACCTGTGCTTGTGAATCATGTGTGACAGTTGGGCAATGTGGAGTTTTGTGGTTCACCCTTGCAAAAAGAACTTCGATAAATAAATCAGCAGACACGAAGACTGGGGCTAGAAGCATATGCTATATCCTCCATGATTCATTGTTATACATGTAAAGAAGCACACTGCACACACTACATGGACTTCGTTCCCCGATaatatttggatttggattttttgcATACATGTTTTTTGGCAGAAATGAGTTCATGCAATGGGGGAAGGATAGAAAGGAATAGAATAGAAATTTGTTCCAACTTTTGTCCTAGACAATGTGATTtaagtatttactatttaggtAGCCATAAATATATGCTAAAGAATTGTACTTTTCTATAAGAGCTGATGTGAAAGAGCATTCATTATCACGATAACATAGCACATTTATTTTTGGGATTGTAGTCGAAATGATTAGACTAATAAGATATTTGCAGCCAGTATCATTTCAACCAAATGTATGTGTGGATTAGTGCAGACTTTTGTGTATTTGTATATGTGTGCATGTGTATGTAAGTTTAATAACTTTGTGTTGGCCATAATTATACGGTTGTATGATTCAATGTGTGTCATAGAGTGAGAGAGTTTGAGGATGAGTAAATGATACGAAGATTGTGTTGCTGGTTGTGGAAAGTGTAACGTGCATTACTACATGGCATTCTATTGAAAACCTATCTGGAGTATGCATTATATGCTCCATATGGATTAATATGTACCACATGAGATGAATATAATTTTGGATTAGTGCACGACATGATTAAGAATGTGTTCGGAAGCAACTGTTATCTGCCATTTTCTAAAATGTTGTGGAGATACCATGGATTAGCTACGGCCTACGGTTCCTTTACTGGGGATGAACAAAGTTGAAACTAGAGTGAGTGGTTAATTGTatataacattttcttttatgtattatatatttataataaaatttaataaaactaaatgaaatgacatttcaaagaaaaataaataaaattgatcaaaatGTGACCAGTTTAGCACTTAGCAATAtctctcatttcattctttgcCAACAACCTAGacctctctctcgctctctctctatGTGTTCAAAAGTTCAAAGAGAGATTAGATTAGACGGTAGAAGGAAAAGGGGAGGAGATGTGGCTGGGGTGGTGGGGCGGATAGATATCccaaccatggttttaaaaattaaatcgATCAATGACTGGTTTGGCACTTAGTTCCCAATTTTTGCCGGTTTTGGCTGGTTTTACCGGACCGGATTAGTGGCCGATTTCCAATTGAACCGGTCGAACCAGCCAATTCGGTTCGATTTTTAAAACCTTGATCCCCACCCTTTGTGtggatatttttaatttttaaattgggAAGGAGAGGAAATGATAAATATCATATAAATTGGCAATTATACTTCTCTTTTgttcaatttaaagaaataaatataaatttacatggtatggacaaatttaaaattttaatttaattttttaatatgagTGGAACTCCTCCCTCTCCCAATTCTCCTAATTTGAGGGAATTAAAAATTATGGGtttaaatctaaaataataataataatggggtTTACATTGGTAAGTCCATATTCCCTCAAACCTTTGAAAGAATCCAAATAAAGTTCAATTAAACACCCTTACCCCTTTCCTAGACTCCCCATCTTTTCTCCCTCCACCCAAacacaaagaaagaaggaagagtAGCATATTTTTTTCAAGTATCAAATATTATAGAGATTGCGTTCGGAtaagaaatttcattcaaatactGTCTATTTTCTAGACacaaaattcatataaatatgGGTTGAAGGAAAcaattatttatctattttattttaggcccaaatccaaaaatctgggtttaataaaaaaaaaaaatcattgtatGCCCAATAAAGCCCAACCCAGTTAGCTTCATACCCAGTTCGATTCTAAGGGTGCGTTTgttttgggggaaaatgatttcaggaaatcattttcccccaaGCCCATGTGTTTGGCAGCAAcggtaaattttattttccggaaaatagctTCCTGTTGACTGAAATTTTCCCCTTTGacccggaaatgattttacactcctattttcacttcaaatcatTTCCGGGGTCACGCCACTCGTCGGACTATCGCACCGCGCCGACGAGCGGTgcgatcgacgatcgcgattGATGAGATCGCGCGGTGCGATCGTCTAACGAGCGGCGCGATCGCAATCGTCGATCGCGCCACTCGTCGGACGATCGCACCGATCTCGCCTCCGCTCGATGTCGCCTTCACCGCGCGATCTCATCTTCTCCTCCGTCACGCGATCTCaatttgaccggatttgatgaattttttttgctgggttttgtttCGTTTTTGAATGAGTGTGGAattgattcattttcttttgctgggttttgtttcttttgctgGATTTGATGCATTTTCTGTAAAAATGTTTGAATGAACCAAACATCGGAAttaattttccgtaaaacgaattttgtgacagccaaacacatgaaaacgttttcctttccggaaaatagcatttccagaaaatggaatattttccgAAAATGCTTTTAcgcgaaccaaacacagcctaaagcGTATTTGACTATTTGTAATGTATCACCGCACTGTACGTAATTCTCTCTGTAGAGTGCAGAAAGACGTTGTGGAATGGTGATATTGGTACCAACTACTTCTAGTAGGGACTAGAGTTTGTGATTGACGCATTTACAATAGAAGATTCAACGACTTTGGGATTGGGCTTTTTGTTACATATTTATGGGTAATCTTAATGGGCACTTTTATGTTACCCGAcaagaaaaagtttttttttttttttttttaatcaagttTTAACCCATATCTtgtactctttatcatcagattaaaACATTAATCAGTTTTTGACATAAGCGGTGATTAAACTTTAGATTTCTTATGTTagattttttaccaattttataGGGTGTACAACAAATAAAACTAACTTTTTGAGTTTCATTTATCACTTTAGTAATATTTTCAGTTACCTCattaatttatacaatttttttttattaagtatacTCCACAATAAATATTCCTTAACACGCGGAATAGTGGGTTGGAGACTTTTCAAACCAAACCCATTAGACCGAATAAGGTATTGTACTTCCTTGTTCTTCTAGTAGTGATCGAGATATTTACGTCTAGTAAACATAcagactttattttttatttttggaaaatataaatcttaaatatttCTGTTAGAAATAATAGCTGATAGTGTGATATCAATTAGTTGACTTACAAGGTTCTTAGCAATGTGTTTAtgaatttattgaataaaaattttaatgacaCGAGTTTCATCTAGAAGTccacaatcataaaaaaaaactctaacaaataatattttacattttattaatGCCTTATTTGTTtacccatttttttaaaaatactaaatattaaaTACAAAGTTTATGCTAAGGCTTGTTTGTGATGTCACCTTCCACCTTttaccttaaaaataaaaaataaaagatactcccatttaatattaaaaaaaaatccttggaACATGTACTAAAATGGGTTTACAATTAGGCTTGCTTGAGTAATTTTCAAACTTGTACAAATGGATCTGCACCAAACCTTGCTCCTAATTGAGTCCTAATTGAGTTCTTGATCCGACGTAATACGTACCAAACTACTAAggttttattttgacctatgaccaaattaataaattacaattttttttgcccCTATTGGTTGCAGGgagaatttattttaattaatttcttgGTAGGAGTCAAATTACTCTTAATTGCTATTCAAGAGAATGACAAAATTTGAACCTGCCCTTTTATTTTGGTCCATTAATTAAATCTTCATTAACAAAAGGTGGCTTTCGGGTTAGGCCTGTCtaagttcaaacttcaaaccctTAACACTGATTCGTCAAAATTCCTATAGCACTGAGCTTCCTCGCAACTTCCAGACCAAAAGTAACAAAATACAAAAGGGTTTATAGAGTTGATTCAGTGGAATTGAAGTAACAGAATTAAATAAAGGTTTATGGAGAATTGGGCCAGCACCTAAATAGAGTAGTGAAATGTTTTCCAACTACTTAACCTATTGTTGGAGGCTATACAAAGAGCCCAACACATAATAATTTTGGCATAGAAAAGTAGAAAACtatcaaaaattcaaaaccatactctctctctctctctctcttattttttattattattatttgggtagataaaattttctttgttgattgTTCACACTCTACGAACTTACAGAGAAAGGGAATAAGGAAATTGTTTTCCAACTACTTAACCTTTTTGGTCTTCCAAAATTGCAAATAATAAGACTACAAACTTGACATGACTAAGTGCTTAGCTTAGCAAATGAGAAAAACCCCGAAACTAGAAGGTGGGCGAGGGTGAGGGTGACAGCAACAGCTTACGTTGAATTCCAAGTTTCTTTCAATATGGGTAAAGATGGAAACCCAAAAGTCCATTACAGCCCACAAACACAGTtatccaaaaaacccaaaaaggaaATTACCTTTGGAACGTTCAATCGAGCCCATCGTTTATTTTGGGAAAGTTAGGTCATAGACATATATAGTATCCACAACTTTTATGGGTGCTCAATGCGTCTATTACTGTGCTCTGTGCATGTGATAAGAACCCCACTTTTTTCTTGTAAAACACAAGTTTTTGATTGCAAATATAATTCAAAGTCTTTCTTTCCAAATTGGGAACTCGTAACCGACCCTCGCTCTAATAAATAGGggaaatttcattttcattgagAAAAAATGAACCATTTTAACAAACATCAAGAGCAATAGTTTATATACTGTCGACTGATGTCTATGTGCCTCAGTTAGATTTTTCAGGTTGGTTTTAAATACCTCAAATATTACTAATAATGATGAATAAGTATTTACCCATAGGGTTGCGAACATGTGTTGGGTCGATCTTGGCTTTTCTAGCAGTTTTATATGTGACATGTTTATAAACCTaggcaaaagaaaattaatgcaCCTAGAGAGCTACCTAGGGAAAGAATCATTTTAGACTAGGAATTGCTGGGCTTTGCTTTAGATTGATTACTACTTAATTCATTATTGTTTACACGCTAAGACAACGTAAATCGGACATAtgatatgaaaattaaaaattgtgatGGCAAATAATTTAGATTTTGCAAAGCTTGAATTGAATTTTCTGTCTTACCTTAACATGCTTATAGAGgctattatatttataattgaatTAGTGTTTAATAGACACCTAAATAGTGTAGCACACCAAAATATACCGCAAAATATTCTAATCCTATCGCTTTCTGATAAAAGTCTATCTTGCGCTTTGCACGGGATGTATGAGCATTATCTTTCTTGACTATTCTTAACACACACCCCTCAAACTCAACTATAGTAAAATAACATTTACCTTGGTTAAAATGTCTGCTAACTAGTCACAACAACTACAGAGATACTTACCATCAAGAATTTTGTTGGCAACTATATCACAAACAATGTAGAAATTAATTTTCacatgtttggttttttttttttttgggctgagATTCACATGCTTGGTTCTAGCATGAAAGCCAGGTCCCTGATGTTATCATACCAAAGAATAGGAGACAGTGAGTGCGACACCAAGTTCAGACTACAACGACTGCAACCACTTGATTTCAGCCGCTGTCTTTACAAGAGCTTTATACTCAAGACTTTAGTACTTGACTGTGCAACTGTGGTTTGCTTTTTATAGCTCCAAGATATCATGTTAGGCTCAATGTATTATGTGTTGGCAAATTCGTATTCAAAATCCTATTTTGTTGTAATTGAGTAGTAATTTTTAGTGAAGAGATTAGGATTTGAAGATCTACATTGAAGACACAATAAACAACTCAAGAAACTATAAACTTAAATCTTTATGTTGTTAAATATTCAACGAATATTTCAAATTCAGGATCTAGAACTATCATGAATTTCACATTGAtataaaacacaatcaaatagTCAAGAGACTTATCTAGATCCATTAATGCAATTATCTTGAGATCCAGTGAATAATAATTCTTTGTAGGattggtttctctctcttcaccaTTTTGTTCTAcgatggaaaaaaataaataccttAATGGGTAGAGAGATGACCAATTTCTTAGTTTACTTTAATATTCACTTGCTATCAAAGTTAGAGTCACATTTAGAAACCACTTCTCTGAT
It encodes the following:
- the LOC126732798 gene encoding OVARIAN TUMOR DOMAIN-containing deubiquitinating enzyme 7 isoform X1, with product MVKKKQQYSKPKKQPLVKKQGKPTDLSQFRAQLDALGLKIVHVTADGNCFFRALGDQLEGNEAEHKKYRGMVVEYIMKNREMFEPFIEDDVPFDEYCQCMEKDGTWAGHMELQAASLVTHSNMCIHRNMSPRWYIRNFDECGACMVHLSYHDEEHYNSVRLKEDPCDGPARPIIIKADADLSATAHQPKAGARKSKEGTGVDNIHAGSIKMVMAGSGCENAEKVKQVLGQVYGDVDAAIEFLIAEQGAEEYPVQTDSLPDQVDTSYGNVRVDENGNCEQHEEEPLERTCKQDASSSSVKRSHDNRSSQPDDKVSKNKVCPCGSKKKYKACCGAATGRSVAKFVVNQSVDSRKGRKERKQGKKSGPAKATSTCGVDGGLPDMGALCI
- the LOC126732798 gene encoding OVARIAN TUMOR DOMAIN-containing deubiquitinating enzyme 7 isoform X2, whose translation is MVVEYIMKNREMFEPFIEDDVPFDEYCQCMEKDGTWAGHMELQAASLVTHSNMCIHRNMSPRWYIRNFDECGACMVHLSYHDEEHYNSVRLKEDPCDGPARPIIIKADADLSATAHQPKAGARKSKEGTGVDNIHAGSIKMVMAGSGCENAEKVKQVLGQVYGDVDAAIEFLIAEQGAEEYPVQTDSLPDQVDTSYGNVRVDENGNCEQHEEEPLERTCKQDASSSSVKRSHDNRSSQPDDKVSKNKVCPCGSKKKYKACCGAATGRSVAKFVVNQSVDSRKGRKERKQGKKSGPAKATSTCGVDGGLPDMGALCI